The Arachis hypogaea cultivar Tifrunner chromosome 14, arahy.Tifrunner.gnm2.J5K5, whole genome shotgun sequence genome has a segment encoding these proteins:
- the LOC112741993 gene encoding uncharacterized protein isoform X4, with product MLNAVGKWLLRKPSNSARISQVFSHGSQFGVDELKMGDLVVNTIEKVLNLTQRNKDKEPLHYDLEIKRTLWRQRKQAREQRIEEDSEVEIEEIEFDMAENNNDVSHNALNAQLVRWTLGSFTTTNPRYCGSSIVMEGDHRSRIYQ from the exons GCTTTTGAGAAAACCTTCAAATTCAGCTAGGATTAGTCAGGTTTTCTCTCATGGTTCTCAGTTTGGTGTGGATGAACTAAAAATGGGAGATCTGGTGGTCAATACAATAGAAAAAGTGCTAAACTTAACACAG agaaataaagataaagagcCTCTTCACTATGATCTTGAAATTAAAAGGACTCTCTGGCGACAAAGAAAGCAAGCTAGAGAACAGAGGATTGAAGAAGATAGTGAAGTAGAAAttgaagaaattgaatttgacaTGGCAGAGAACAATAATGATGTTAGCCACAATGCTCTCAATGCTCAGCTAGTTAGATGGACTCTTGGATCTTTCACTACCACAAATCCTAGGTATTGTGGCAGTAGCATTGTGATGGAGGGCGATCATCGGTCTAGAATTTATCAATGA
- the LOC112741993 gene encoding uncharacterized protein isoform X3: MLNAECCWLLRKPSNSARISQVFSHGSQFGVDELKMGDLVVNTIEKVLNLTQRNKDKEPLHYDLEIKRTLWRQRKQAREQRIEEDSEVEIEEIEFDMAENNNDVSHNALNAQLVRWTLGSFTTTNPRYCGSSIVMEGDHRSRIYQ, from the exons GCTTTTGAGAAAACCTTCAAATTCAGCTAGGATTAGTCAGGTTTTCTCTCATGGTTCTCAGTTTGGTGTGGATGAACTAAAAATGGGAGATCTGGTGGTCAATACAATAGAAAAAGTGCTAAACTTAACACAG agaaataaagataaagagcCTCTTCACTATGATCTTGAAATTAAAAGGACTCTCTGGCGACAAAGAAAGCAAGCTAGAGAACAGAGGATTGAAGAAGATAGTGAAGTAGAAAttgaagaaattgaatttgacaTGGCAGAGAACAATAATGATGTTAGCCACAATGCTCTCAATGCTCAGCTAGTTAGATGGACTCTTGGATCTTTCACTACCACAAATCCTAGGTATTGTGGCAGTAGCATTGTGATGGAGGGCGATCATCGGTCTAGAATTTATCAATGA